From the genome of Turicibacter faecis, one region includes:
- a CDS encoding threonine aldolase family protein, which translates to MMINFKIDYADGAHPKILEKLLTTNADQTPGYGEDDYCQQAQAAIQSYLGSTPCEIHFLVGGTQTNLTFISHALKPYEAVLSAQTGHIMTNEVGSIEATGHKIIPLPATDGKVTLHALHTFFKQPQTIHMVKPKLLYLSNPTELGTLYSKQELEELSKFCRQHHLYLYVDGARLGSGLVAPSNTLTLEDYARLTDAFYIGGTKNGALFGEALVLIHPELAQDFRLNMKQKGALLAKGRLLGLQFLTLFQDALFFEIAHLANQRANELRQGLLHLGISFWTSTQTNQLFPILPNHLLPVLSERFSFTIWEPYDEHHSVVRLVTSYATSKDDIIQFLETLNTLYKKDALN; encoded by the coding sequence ATGATGATTAATTTTAAAATAGACTACGCAGACGGGGCACACCCAAAAATTTTAGAAAAACTCCTAACGACTAACGCGGACCAAACGCCAGGTTATGGGGAGGACGACTACTGTCAACAGGCACAGGCAGCCATTCAATCATACTTAGGTTCAACGCCATGCGAGATTCACTTTCTCGTGGGAGGAACCCAAACCAATTTAACCTTCATCTCACATGCCTTAAAACCATACGAGGCCGTCTTATCCGCCCAAACGGGGCATATTATGACAAACGAAGTAGGGTCAATTGAGGCAACGGGGCATAAAATTATTCCACTCCCTGCCACGGATGGAAAGGTGACGCTACATGCGCTCCACACCTTTTTTAAACAGCCTCAAACCATTCACATGGTCAAACCTAAACTTCTTTATCTATCGAATCCAACAGAACTTGGAACCCTCTACTCGAAACAAGAATTAGAGGAACTTTCTAAGTTTTGTCGACAGCATCATCTCTATCTCTATGTGGATGGCGCACGACTAGGAAGTGGATTAGTCGCTCCATCTAATACACTAACCCTTGAAGACTATGCACGTCTTACCGATGCATTCTATATCGGTGGGACCAAAAATGGAGCCCTTTTCGGAGAAGCGCTTGTCCTCATTCATCCTGAACTTGCCCAAGATTTCCGTCTGAATATGAAACAAAAAGGAGCTTTATTGGCAAAAGGACGTTTACTAGGCCTTCAATTCCTCACCCTTTTTCAAGACGCTCTCTTCTTTGAAATTGCCCATTTGGCCAATCAACGCGCGAATGAACTTCGCCAAGGTCTTTTACACTTAGGAATTTCCTTTTGGACGTCTACACAAACCAATCAATTATTCCCAATCTTGCCTAATCATCTTCTTCCGGTGTTAAGTGAGCGATTTTCCTTTACTATTTGGGAACCCTATGATGAGCATCATTCGGTTGTTCGACTTGTAACTTCCTATGCCACCTCAAAAGATGATATCATTCAATTTCTAGAAACCTTAAATACGCTATATAAAAAGGATGCCCTGAATTAA
- a CDS encoding cation diffusion facilitator family transporter, which yields MFAKWLIKRLEKQEETREEGRERLIFISGLIGILANILLFGVKFGVGWLAGSIAVMADAFNNLSDTASSVVTIVGVKLANRPADKEHPHGHGRIEYISALIVAFMVMLVGVQFIQSSVGRILNPSEVRFEWVSFLLLFVSVLVKVWLSFFNKHMGEAIQSGALKAASVDALGDVFTSSTVLLSFLMARLTSFPIDGYAGVIVAGFILYAGYNLVKETISPLLGEAPDAELVQQIYDRLLSFEHITGAHDLMIHNYGVGCVIASIHAEIPADIDVMTIHDIIDEAERQISEELKLHLVIHMDPVSVETEEIKLMKKELEQIIDAHPVIMSMHDFRIIGQEPNKNLIFDLVVNGSLLNKTVTEESIKDEVIAKIRETHPQYRCVIVIDRMYV from the coding sequence ATGTTTGCGAAGTGGTTAATTAAACGGTTAGAAAAACAGGAGGAAACAAGAGAAGAGGGGCGAGAGCGGCTCATTTTTATTTCAGGATTAATTGGTATCCTTGCTAATATATTATTATTTGGGGTGAAGTTTGGCGTCGGGTGGTTAGCCGGAAGTATCGCCGTCATGGCCGATGCTTTTAACAACCTATCGGACACCGCATCTTCTGTAGTCACAATTGTTGGTGTGAAGTTAGCAAATCGACCAGCAGATAAGGAGCATCCGCATGGGCATGGGCGAATTGAGTATATTTCAGCGCTCATTGTAGCATTTATGGTAATGTTGGTGGGGGTTCAATTTATTCAATCCTCAGTCGGTCGAATTTTAAATCCGAGTGAGGTTCGTTTCGAGTGGGTCTCTTTCTTATTGTTGTTTGTATCGGTGCTTGTTAAAGTTTGGTTAAGTTTCTTTAATAAACACATGGGAGAAGCGATTCAATCGGGGGCGTTAAAGGCTGCATCCGTGGATGCTTTAGGTGACGTCTTTACCTCAAGTACGGTGCTTTTATCGTTTTTAATGGCGCGTTTGACATCATTTCCTATTGATGGATATGCAGGTGTGATTGTTGCAGGATTTATTTTATATGCGGGATATAATCTGGTGAAGGAAACGATTAGTCCTCTTCTAGGAGAGGCACCCGATGCGGAGCTCGTGCAACAGATCTATGATCGACTCCTTTCATTTGAGCATATTACGGGGGCACATGACCTAATGATTCATAATTATGGGGTGGGATGTGTCATTGCCTCTATTCATGCGGAGATTCCAGCAGACATCGATGTGATGACGATCCATGATATCATCGATGAAGCAGAACGACAAATCTCAGAAGAATTGAAGCTCCATCTAGTGATTCATATGGATCCTGTTTCTGTAGAAACCGAAGAGATTAAGCTGATGAAAAAAGAACTAGAGCAAATTATTGACGCGCATCCGGTGATCATGTCGATGCATGATTTTCGAATTATTGGGCAAGAACCAAATAAAAATTTGATTTTTGATTTAGTCGTGAATGGCTCGCTACTAAACAAAACAGTGACAGAGGAGTCCATTAAAGATGAGGTTATCGCAAAAATTAGAGAAACCCATCCGCAATACCGTTGTGTCATTGTGATTGATCGGATGTATGTTTAG
- the bcp gene encoding thioredoxin-dependent thiol peroxidase, with translation MEPITLTEGMQAPDFTLPGSDQCQHRLKDYLGRKVILYFYPRDHTPGCTNEAKDFRDAIQSFKDQNAVILGVSRDSVQSHEKFVAKHDLPFILLSDTEETVCKQYDVLKEKNMYGKKAIGIKRSTFIIDETGMITKIFRKVRVPNHVEQVLEQCTL, from the coding sequence ATGGAACCTATTACTTTAACTGAAGGAATGCAAGCCCCTGATTTTACATTACCAGGATCTGATCAATGCCAACATCGCTTAAAAGATTACTTAGGACGAAAAGTAATTCTTTATTTTTATCCACGCGATCATACGCCAGGATGTACGAATGAAGCAAAAGATTTTCGCGATGCGATTCAATCCTTTAAAGACCAAAACGCTGTCATCTTAGGCGTAAGTCGTGACAGTGTTCAAAGTCATGAAAAATTCGTCGCTAAACACGATTTACCGTTTATTCTGTTATCTGATACCGAAGAAACGGTTTGTAAGCAATATGATGTATTAAAGGAAAAAAATATGTACGGAAAAAAAGCCATCGGGATTAAACGATCAACGTTTATCATCGATGAAACAGGAATGATTACAAAAATTTTCCGTAAGGTTCGTGTCCCTAACCATGTGGAGCAGGTCCTAGAACAATGTACTTTATAA
- the yaaA gene encoding peroxide stress protein YaaA: MLMILSPAKTFTSGENVPHTNFKALLFHEKTAKLVEQLSSFSNEQLGSLMKMSEELATLNSARYRQFYSDELQALPSIYAFSGEAYKGLDALTLDQGALEFSNESLRILSGLYGVLHPFDAINPYRLEMGLKFSGEHGKNLYEYWKKEVTDYFLSALATTPGDQVLINLASTEYSKVVDFKQIKQQYGVLTIEFKEQKGESFRTVGMYAKRARGQMARYILTRKLHSVEELKQFNEEGYQFNEDLSTPTTWVFTCSVKG, encoded by the coding sequence ATGTTAATGATTTTATCACCTGCTAAGACGTTTACATCAGGGGAGAACGTGCCCCATACGAATTTTAAGGCGCTTCTTTTTCATGAAAAGACAGCGAAGTTAGTTGAACAATTGTCTTCTTTTTCTAATGAACAATTAGGAAGTCTTATGAAGATGTCCGAGGAATTGGCGACGTTAAATAGTGCGCGCTATCGTCAATTTTATTCGGATGAGTTGCAGGCACTTCCAAGTATTTATGCTTTTTCTGGCGAAGCATATAAGGGATTGGATGCATTAACACTCGATCAAGGGGCACTTGAGTTTTCAAATGAGTCGTTGCGCATTTTATCAGGACTTTATGGTGTTTTGCACCCCTTTGATGCGATTAATCCGTATCGGTTAGAAATGGGGTTAAAGTTTTCGGGAGAACACGGAAAAAACTTGTATGAGTATTGGAAAAAGGAAGTAACGGATTACTTTTTGTCAGCACTCGCAACAACGCCAGGTGATCAAGTGTTAATTAATTTGGCTTCTACGGAATATAGCAAGGTGGTTGATTTCAAACAGATTAAGCAACAGTATGGCGTATTAACGATTGAATTTAAAGAACAAAAGGGAGAGTCGTTCCGAACAGTAGGGATGTATGCTAAGCGAGCGCGTGGACAAATGGCACGCTATATTTTAACGCGCAAGCTTCATTCGGTTGAAGAACTCAAACAATTTAATGAGGAAGGCTATCAATTTAATGAAGACCTTTCGACTCCAACGACGTGGGTCTTTACCTGTTCGGTGAAAGGGTGA
- a CDS encoding EFR1 family ferrodoxin (N-terminal region resembles flavodoxins. C-terminal ferrodoxin region binds two 4Fe-4S clusters.), which produces MIFYFSGTGNSQAAAETIARVQQERLVSIIQAIEAEQYDYVLQKGEAVIFVFPVYAWAPPEIVMQFLSRLTFLGEDPDYLGVIVTYSKQIGNCFKVVHQAIEDKGWRLTSFYTLKMPHNYLIVGHTDSYERVYEILAATLPTLERINREIAQKEHVYEQAIEFFPRIRTLAGQRWMRIMSKRITPFYANDHCISCKVCEKICPTKCIEVTQKPSWKGECLHCLACLHYCPKSAIQYGKSMERKKRYTHPDIRWYELNHSSTKNRPTKF; this is translated from the coding sequence ATGATTTTTTACTTCAGTGGGACGGGAAACTCCCAGGCAGCAGCAGAAACGATTGCGCGGGTACAACAAGAACGACTCGTTTCAATCATACAGGCCATTGAGGCAGAGCAATACGATTACGTGTTGCAGAAGGGGGAGGCGGTGATTTTCGTTTTTCCGGTTTACGCATGGGCGCCTCCTGAAATTGTGATGCAATTTCTTTCACGGTTAACATTTTTAGGGGAAGACCCCGATTATTTAGGAGTCATTGTGACCTACTCTAAACAAATCGGAAATTGTTTTAAGGTTGTGCATCAAGCCATTGAAGATAAAGGATGGCGTTTAACAAGTTTTTACACCCTAAAAATGCCTCATAATTATTTAATTGTGGGGCATACCGATTCATATGAGAGGGTTTATGAGATATTGGCAGCTACTTTACCAACCTTAGAAAGAATAAATCGGGAAATAGCACAAAAAGAGCACGTTTATGAACAAGCTATCGAATTCTTTCCTAGGATACGAACCTTAGCGGGACAGAGATGGATGCGAATCATGTCTAAACGAATCACCCCTTTTTACGCAAATGATCATTGTATCTCATGTAAAGTATGTGAGAAAATTTGTCCAACAAAATGTATTGAGGTGACTCAAAAACCTTCATGGAAGGGGGAGTGTTTACATTGTCTAGCCTGTCTCCACTATTGTCCGAAGTCGGCGATTCAATATGGTAAATCGATGGAAAGAAAAAAAAGATATACACATCCAGATATACGTTGGTATGAATTAAACCATAGCTCTACTAAAAATCGTCCGACTAAATTTTAG
- a CDS encoding PTS transporter subunit EIIC, with protein MFKYLQRTGKALMLPIAALPIAGILLGVGGAFLGIAGMTDAPAIYQTIANAINNSAVLTAILTIMKNIGDIVFGNLPILFAIGVAAGLAKKDKATAALASVFGFLVMNQVISTLLGLGLTKLGVVTPDNVGEYGTYVTTNLGIFTLNMSVFGGIITGMVTSALHNKFFNIQFHPVLSFFAGSRFVPIITSLVMAVVGVVLAYLWPFVQDGIGALANVVNSSGVFGSFLFGLVERSCVPFGLHHVFYTPFWYGSFVEANLLINGVDTIVQGANTAYFVQLGSMGDLVGLESGRMHEIVMGTTAFLAGKYPFMMFGLPGAALAMYKCAKPEKRQAVGGLLGAAALTTILTGITEPLEFTFLFVAPILFVVHAIFCGLSFMIMAMLDVFIGMTFSGGLIDFVLFGLLPAGAGVATHWYWVLVVGVVYFAVYFFVFSFLIKKLNLKTPGREDDNEEVKLFSKKDFQERNGGGAAEKSAATGTDEWKEKAPLVLEALGGEENIENIDACITRLRVEVKDTAKVDKDRLKALGAAGVMEVKGGVQAIFGGNSNTLKNHILDIIGD; from the coding sequence ATGTTTAAGTATTTACAGCGTACAGGTAAAGCATTAATGCTTCCAATCGCTGCTTTACCAATTGCCGGTATTTTACTTGGTGTTGGTGGGGCATTCTTAGGAATTGCTGGAATGACAGATGCACCAGCGATTTATCAAACAATCGCTAATGCGATTAATAACTCTGCGGTGCTTACAGCGATTTTAACAATTATGAAAAATATTGGAGATATCGTTTTTGGTAACTTACCGATCTTATTTGCGATTGGGGTTGCGGCTGGTTTAGCTAAAAAAGATAAAGCAACAGCAGCGTTAGCTTCTGTGTTTGGTTTCTTAGTTATGAACCAAGTTATCTCTACTTTATTAGGATTAGGATTAACGAAGTTAGGTGTTGTAACACCTGATAACGTTGGGGAATACGGAACTTATGTGACAACTAACCTTGGGATTTTCACTTTAAATATGTCAGTGTTTGGTGGGATTATTACAGGGATGGTAACATCTGCGTTACATAATAAATTCTTCAATATTCAATTCCATCCAGTTTTATCTTTCTTTGCTGGTTCACGTTTCGTTCCAATCATTACATCTTTAGTAATGGCTGTTGTTGGGGTAGTATTAGCTTACCTTTGGCCTTTCGTTCAAGATGGAATTGGAGCATTAGCAAATGTTGTTAACTCATCTGGAGTATTTGGTTCATTCTTATTCGGATTAGTTGAACGTTCATGTGTACCATTCGGATTACACCATGTATTCTATACACCATTCTGGTATGGTTCATTCGTTGAAGCTAACTTATTAATCAACGGTGTTGATACAATTGTTCAAGGGGCAAATACAGCTTACTTCGTACAATTAGGATCAATGGGTGATTTAGTTGGATTAGAATCTGGAAGAATGCATGAGATTGTTATGGGAACAACAGCGTTCTTAGCTGGTAAATATCCATTCATGATGTTCGGATTACCAGGGGCTGCTTTAGCAATGTATAAATGTGCTAAACCTGAAAAACGTCAAGCTGTTGGTGGTTTATTAGGAGCTGCTGCGTTAACAACAATCTTAACAGGTATTACTGAGCCATTAGAGTTTACATTCTTATTCGTTGCACCAATCTTATTCGTTGTGCATGCTATCTTCTGTGGATTATCATTCATGATTATGGCGATGTTAGATGTTTTCATCGGTATGACATTCTCTGGTGGATTAATTGACTTCGTTTTATTCGGATTATTACCTGCTGGTGCTGGTGTAGCAACTCATTGGTATTGGGTATTAGTTGTTGGTGTCGTTTACTTTGCTGTATACTTCTTCGTATTCAGTTTCTTAATCAAAAAATTAAACTTAAAAACACCTGGACGCGAGGATGATAACGAAGAGGTAAAATTATTCTCGAAAAAAGACTTCCAAGAACGTAATGGTGGTGGAGCAGCAGAAAAATCAGCTGCAACTGGAACTGATGAGTGGAAAGAAAAAGCACCATTAGTATTAGAAGCTTTAGGTGGAGAAGAAAATATCGAAAACATCGATGCTTGTATTACTCGCTTACGTGTTGAAGTTAAAGATACTGCTAAAGTTGATAAAGATCGTTTAAAAGCTTTAGGAGCAGCAGGGGTAATGGAAGTTAAAGGTGGAGTTCAAGCTATCTTTGGTGGAAACTCGAATACTCTTAAAAACCATATCCTTGATATTATCGGTGACTAA
- a CDS encoding alkaline phosphatase family protein, with the protein MKNIIYPNYEKSTLNIMATLLNYYDVASSYQSLSVIKEVLDKEYKNVVLLVFDGMGVDALEKNLKSTDFLNRHLKEELTAVAPSTTTAAMTAYYSGKSPFEHGWLGWSLYFKEYGRCIDTFLNTDSYTGEKLELPHAGYTLMGYTHVLDRVEEATNHHIKAYMIEPNYINYQGKNTKIGVESAQQLVDEVAKLVSTDEQKFVFGYWTDPDKTMHESGCYSAKTKEKMTEINELLMNLSQQMKDTLLIISADHGLIDVEPTTYLNDYPELTACFLMPPFIEGRLMSFFIREDLRETFSTQFNKTFGDDFILLTRQQALEMNLFGYHTPHPKTLDFIGDFIACATGHKVLGYLPAVKKEKFNFTATHAGLTREEMVVPLILVESK; encoded by the coding sequence ATGAAAAATATCATTTATCCTAATTATGAAAAAAGTACTTTGAATATTATGGCGACCTTGTTAAACTATTATGACGTAGCGTCTTCCTATCAGTCTTTATCAGTTATAAAAGAAGTATTAGATAAGGAGTATAAAAATGTAGTGCTTCTTGTTTTTGATGGAATGGGGGTTGATGCGTTAGAGAAAAACTTAAAGTCAACAGATTTTTTAAATCGCCATCTGAAGGAGGAGTTAACGGCTGTAGCACCTTCTACTACAACTGCTGCGATGACGGCCTATTATAGTGGAAAATCACCTTTTGAGCATGGATGGTTAGGTTGGTCCCTCTATTTCAAGGAATATGGACGTTGCATCGATACTTTTTTAAATACTGACAGTTATACAGGTGAGAAACTTGAGCTTCCCCATGCAGGATATACATTAATGGGCTATACTCATGTGTTAGACCGTGTGGAAGAAGCGACAAATCATCACATAAAAGCTTATATGATTGAACCAAATTATATCAATTACCAAGGGAAAAATACAAAGATTGGTGTTGAATCTGCACAGCAATTAGTTGATGAGGTTGCAAAATTAGTGTCGACTGACGAACAAAAATTTGTTTTCGGGTATTGGACAGACCCGGATAAAACAATGCATGAATCGGGGTGTTACTCGGCAAAAACGAAAGAAAAAATGACAGAAATTAATGAGCTATTAATGAATTTATCCCAACAGATGAAGGACACTTTATTAATTATATCTGCCGATCATGGTTTAATTGATGTAGAGCCTACGACGTATTTAAATGATTATCCTGAGTTAACGGCATGCTTTTTAATGCCACCATTTATTGAGGGACGCCTGATGTCATTTTTTATTCGTGAAGATTTACGGGAGACGTTCTCTACGCAATTTAATAAAACATTCGGGGATGATTTTATTCTGCTCACGCGTCAACAAGCACTTGAAATGAATTTATTCGGGTACCATACTCCTCATCCTAAAACACTCGATTTTATTGGGGACTTTATCGCTTGTGCGACGGGGCATAAAGTACTAGGTTATTTACCAGCCGTGAAAAAGGAAAAGTTTAATTTTACTGCAACACATGCCGGATTAACACGCGAAGAAATGGTAGTGCCACTTATTTTAGTTGAATCTAAATAA
- a CDS encoding gamma-glutamyl-gamma-aminobutyrate hydrolase family protein, which produces MTKRPLIGIVPLWDDKKQSSWVKRTYIEAIYDAGGIPIILPIFQSEQFIEELVARIDGLFLTGGDDIHPSLYEEVKEEECGHTSKVLDDFEWCVLTKTIEKRKPIFGVCRGFQFINVYFNGSLFQDIESQYMKERSFSHRQLPPYDEPAHEVYLSENGVLQHWLGVQQLAVNSRHHQGIKRLGEGLIVEALAPDGLIEAVRHQDYPFLVAVQWHPELRYKRDQAERLLFERFVFSCQENDFSLKGE; this is translated from the coding sequence ATGACAAAGCGTCCTTTAATTGGAATTGTTCCTCTTTGGGATGACAAAAAACAAAGTAGTTGGGTTAAACGGACCTATATTGAGGCAATCTATGATGCGGGTGGAATTCCTATTATCCTACCTATTTTTCAATCTGAACAGTTTATTGAGGAACTAGTAGCACGAATAGACGGTCTTTTTTTAACGGGGGGTGATGATATTCATCCGAGTCTTTACGAAGAGGTGAAAGAAGAGGAGTGTGGCCATACATCAAAAGTTTTAGATGATTTTGAATGGTGTGTGCTAACAAAAACGATTGAAAAAAGAAAACCTATCTTCGGTGTTTGTCGGGGGTTTCAATTTATAAATGTCTATTTTAATGGAAGTTTATTTCAAGACATTGAAAGTCAGTACATGAAAGAGCGTTCTTTTTCGCATCGTCAGCTGCCTCCCTATGATGAACCAGCGCATGAGGTATACCTATCTGAGAATGGAGTATTACAACACTGGTTAGGTGTTCAACAATTGGCAGTGAATAGTCGGCATCATCAAGGAATTAAGCGATTAGGCGAGGGACTAATTGTAGAAGCGTTAGCACCGGATGGATTAATTGAAGCCGTCCGTCATCAAGATTACCCGTTTTTAGTGGCCGTTCAGTGGCACCCTGAATTAAGGTATAAAAGGGATCAGGCCGAACGACTTTTATTTGAACGATTTGTTTTTAGTTGTCAAGAGAATGATTTTTCTTTAAAAGGTGAATGA
- a CDS encoding YhgE/Pip domain-containing protein: MLKNIWTIYKTDLKHIGTNYAAAIVVLALCILPSLYAWFNIKASWDPYGQSATSQIKIAVVNNDQGTTLNGKEINVGDQVVEELKNNDLMGWQFMSEKEAQTLLEEGKVYASLTIPTDFSQDISSLVTTDVKKGKIIYQVNEKINAIAPKLTSKGATGVQESINQTIVKTVSGILLEAGKELGIEIQEKVLPELSHVHSQLEELVSKFGEMNELVDTAHRGGIQLKDLIQSIQNDLPLIESTIDSAKQTATGLEGFITSSKSALSDFVPTLKSDLELVSVISGELKTYTQGVKDAISSGSEQAPQVVDRLISKVDGTQGLIQSFIKMLKSFNKFPAGRFDEMIAQLEGVQGDLARVQQLLEKVKGQLATGEGPDLTVFDQILTLLNDVSNTADSIVKRFDDEIAPSLNQVIDKAYETAESVLTVLNEASNKLPDVTNLLNTAYSGSDQGISAIEYINGKLPEAEEKLQTLTEKLGEINSSEGLQEVLTLIQEGIAQRESFMATPVELVEETLFPMHNYGTAMTPFYSVLAQWVGMTLLISMLAVHARGEYKKSEEYFGKLLLFLSIALLQGLIIALGDLYLLKIYCMNPLLFVGGILFTSVVFTFIIYSLVSVFGNVGKVVSIILLVLQVAGSGGTFPIQLTPKFFQIIYPFLPFTYAISFARESIGGVVQSVLSRDIVILSTYIIVAILVSVFLKKPLNRLMSGFSDKFKESGLGE, from the coding sequence ATGTTAAAAAATATTTGGACCATTTATAAGACAGATTTGAAACACATCGGGACCAATTACGCAGCAGCTATTGTCGTTTTAGCCCTATGCATTTTACCCTCGTTATATGCCTGGTTTAATATTAAGGCATCCTGGGATCCTTATGGGCAATCAGCAACCAGTCAAATTAAAATTGCCGTTGTAAACAATGATCAAGGAACGACGCTCAATGGGAAGGAAATAAATGTTGGGGATCAAGTAGTTGAGGAGTTAAAAAACAATGATTTAATGGGATGGCAGTTTATGAGCGAGAAAGAGGCCCAAACTCTTTTAGAAGAAGGAAAAGTCTATGCTTCTCTTACAATTCCAACTGATTTTTCACAAGATATTTCATCTCTTGTTACAACGGATGTGAAAAAAGGAAAAATTATTTATCAAGTGAATGAAAAAATAAATGCGATTGCTCCTAAATTAACAAGTAAAGGAGCAACGGGTGTTCAAGAAAGTATTAATCAAACTATTGTCAAAACTGTCAGTGGTATTTTGTTAGAGGCAGGAAAAGAGTTAGGAATTGAGATTCAAGAAAAGGTTTTACCTGAATTATCACATGTTCACTCACAGTTAGAAGAGCTCGTTTCTAAGTTTGGTGAGATGAATGAGTTAGTAGACACGGCTCACCGTGGAGGGATTCAATTAAAGGATTTAATCCAATCCATTCAAAATGATTTACCTCTGATTGAATCAACGATTGATTCTGCTAAGCAGACGGCGACAGGGTTAGAAGGCTTTATAACCTCATCGAAGTCAGCCCTTTCTGATTTCGTCCCAACACTAAAATCAGATTTAGAACTTGTATCGGTGATTAGTGGGGAACTAAAAACGTATACACAAGGGGTTAAGGATGCTATTTCAAGCGGTTCAGAACAGGCTCCACAGGTTGTTGATCGACTGATAAGTAAGGTAGATGGAACACAAGGACTTATTCAATCGTTTATTAAAATGTTAAAAAGTTTTAATAAGTTTCCTGCAGGGCGATTTGATGAAATGATTGCGCAACTTGAGGGAGTTCAAGGTGATTTAGCTCGTGTTCAACAGCTACTAGAAAAGGTTAAAGGTCAATTAGCAACAGGAGAAGGACCAGATTTGACAGTGTTTGATCAAATTTTAACTTTATTAAATGATGTATCTAACACAGCCGATTCAATTGTTAAACGTTTTGATGACGAAATTGCTCCCTCTTTAAATCAAGTTATCGATAAAGCGTATGAAACAGCAGAGTCTGTCTTAACTGTTTTAAATGAAGCAAGTAATAAGTTACCTGATGTAACAAATTTATTAAATACCGCCTATAGTGGTTCTGACCAAGGAATTTCGGCAATTGAGTATATTAATGGAAAGCTTCCAGAGGCAGAGGAAAAACTACAAACGTTGACAGAGAAACTTGGAGAAATAAACAGTAGTGAAGGGTTACAGGAAGTATTAACGCTCATTCAAGAAGGAATTGCTCAACGTGAAAGCTTTATGGCTACACCTGTTGAGTTAGTTGAAGAAACGTTATTCCCAATGCATAATTATGGAACAGCGATGACGCCATTTTATAGTGTACTTGCTCAATGGGTCGGAATGACATTGTTAATTTCGATGTTAGCTGTGCATGCAAGAGGAGAGTATAAAAAAAGCGAAGAATACTTTGGTAAGTTACTTTTATTTTTAAGTATTGCGCTTCTTCAAGGATTAATTATCGCATTGGGGGATTTATACCTATTGAAAATTTATTGTATGAATCCACTCTTATTTGTGGGCGGTATCTTGTTCACAAGTGTCGTTTTTACATTCATTATTTACTCACTTGTCTCTGTTTTTGGAAATGTCGGAAAAGTTGTTTCGATTATTCTGCTCGTTTTACAGGTAGCGGGTTCTGGAGGAACCTTCCCTATCCAATTAACTCCAAAATTTTTCCAAATCATTTATCCGTTTTTACCGTTTACTTATGCCATTTCGTTTGCACGAGAATCAATAGGTGGGGTTGTTCAAAGTGTTTTATCTAGAGATATAGTGATTCTAAGTACTTATATTATAGTAGCTATTCTCGTCTCAGTTTTCTTGAAAAAACCGCTCAACCGCTTGATGTCAGGATTTAGTGATAAATTTAAAGAAAGTGGGTTGGGAGAATAA